One genomic window of Leopardus geoffroyi isolate Oge1 chromosome C3, O.geoffroyi_Oge1_pat1.0, whole genome shotgun sequence includes the following:
- the GLUL gene encoding glutamine synthetase isoform X1, with translation MDQRELVNQERRERHSKRRKAKEGNPNDPIDLLWLGTASTMATSASSQLNKGIKQVYMSLPQGEKVQAMYIWIDGTGEGLRCKTRTLDSEPKCIEELPEWNFDGSSTLQSEGSNSDMYLVPAAMFRDPFRKDPNKLVFCEVFKYNRKPAETNLRHTCKRIMDMVSNQHPWFGMEQEYTLMGTDGHPFGWPSNGFPGPQGPYYCGVGADKAYGRDIVEAHYRACLYAGIKIAGTNAEVMPAQWEFQIGPCEGIDMGDHLWVARFILHRVCEDFGVIATFDPKPIPGNWNGAGCHTNFSTKAMREENGLKYIEESIEKLSKRHQYHIRAYDPKGGLDNARRLTGFNETSNINDFSAGVANRGASIRIPRTVGQEKKGYFEDRRPSANCDPFSVTEALIRTCLLNETGDEPFQYKN, from the exons ATGGACCAGCGAGAGCTGGTGAACCAGGAGAGGCGAGAACGCCACTCCAAAAGGAGAAAGGCCAAGGAGGGCAACCCCAACGATCCGATTGACCTTCTGTGGCTGGG AACAGCTTCCACCATGGCCACCTCTGCGAGTTCCCAGTTGAACAAAGGCATCAAGCAGGTGTACATGTCCCTGCCTCAGGGCGAGAAAGTCCAAGCTATGTACATTTGGATTGATGGTACTGGAGAAGGCCTGCGCTGCAAGACCCGGACCTTGGACAGTGAACCCAAGTGTATAGAAG AGTTGCCTGAGTGGAATTTTGATGGCTCTAGTACTTTGCAGTCTGAAGGCTCCAACAGTGACATGTATCTTGTCCCTGCTGCCATGTTTCGGGACCCTTTCCGCAAGGACCCCAACAAGCTGGTGTTCTGTGAAGTCTTCAAGTACAACCGAAAGCCTGCAG AGACCAATTTAAGGCATACCTGTAAACGGATAATGGACATGGTGAGCAATCAGCACCCCTGGTTTGGAATGGAGCAGGAATATACTCTGATGGGCACAGATGGGCACCCTTTTGGTTGGCCTTCCAATGGCTTCCCTGGGCCCCAAG GTCCATACTACTGTGGTGTGGGAGCAGACAAAGCCTATGGCAGGGACATCGTGGAGGCTCACTACCGGGCCTGCTTATACGCTGGCATCAAGATTGCCGGGACAAATGCTGAGGTCATGCCTGCCCAG TGGGAATTCCAGATAGGACCCTGTGAAGGAATCGACATGGGAGATCATCTCTGGGTGGCCCGTTTCATCTTGCATCGTGTATGTGAAGACTTTGGAGTGATAGCAACCTTCGATCCTAAGCCCATTCCTGGGAATTGGAATGGTGCCGGCTGCCACACCAACTTCAGCACCAAGGCCATGCGAGAGGAGAATGGTCTGAA GTACATTGAGGAGTCCATCGAGAAACTGAGCAAGCGGCACCAGTACCACATCCGAGCCTACGATCCCAAAGGGGGCCTGGATAATGCCCGGCGCCTAACCGGATTCAATGAAACCTCCAACATCAACGACTTTTCTGCTGGTGTGGCCAACCGAGGTGCTAGCATCCGCATCCCCCGGACTGTCGGCCAGGAGAAGAAGGGTTACTTTGAAGACCGTCGCCCCTCTGCCAACTGTGACCCCTTTTCGGTGACAGAAGCCCTCATCCGCACGTGTCTTCTCAACGAAACTGGCGATGAACCCTTCCAGTACAAAAACTAA
- the GLUL gene encoding glutamine synthetase isoform X2 has product MATSASSQLNKGIKQVYMSLPQGEKVQAMYIWIDGTGEGLRCKTRTLDSEPKCIEELPEWNFDGSSTLQSEGSNSDMYLVPAAMFRDPFRKDPNKLVFCEVFKYNRKPAETNLRHTCKRIMDMVSNQHPWFGMEQEYTLMGTDGHPFGWPSNGFPGPQGPYYCGVGADKAYGRDIVEAHYRACLYAGIKIAGTNAEVMPAQWEFQIGPCEGIDMGDHLWVARFILHRVCEDFGVIATFDPKPIPGNWNGAGCHTNFSTKAMREENGLKYIEESIEKLSKRHQYHIRAYDPKGGLDNARRLTGFNETSNINDFSAGVANRGASIRIPRTVGQEKKGYFEDRRPSANCDPFSVTEALIRTCLLNETGDEPFQYKN; this is encoded by the exons ATGGCCACCTCTGCGAGTTCCCAGTTGAACAAAGGCATCAAGCAGGTGTACATGTCCCTGCCTCAGGGCGAGAAAGTCCAAGCTATGTACATTTGGATTGATGGTACTGGAGAAGGCCTGCGCTGCAAGACCCGGACCTTGGACAGTGAACCCAAGTGTATAGAAG AGTTGCCTGAGTGGAATTTTGATGGCTCTAGTACTTTGCAGTCTGAAGGCTCCAACAGTGACATGTATCTTGTCCCTGCTGCCATGTTTCGGGACCCTTTCCGCAAGGACCCCAACAAGCTGGTGTTCTGTGAAGTCTTCAAGTACAACCGAAAGCCTGCAG AGACCAATTTAAGGCATACCTGTAAACGGATAATGGACATGGTGAGCAATCAGCACCCCTGGTTTGGAATGGAGCAGGAATATACTCTGATGGGCACAGATGGGCACCCTTTTGGTTGGCCTTCCAATGGCTTCCCTGGGCCCCAAG GTCCATACTACTGTGGTGTGGGAGCAGACAAAGCCTATGGCAGGGACATCGTGGAGGCTCACTACCGGGCCTGCTTATACGCTGGCATCAAGATTGCCGGGACAAATGCTGAGGTCATGCCTGCCCAG TGGGAATTCCAGATAGGACCCTGTGAAGGAATCGACATGGGAGATCATCTCTGGGTGGCCCGTTTCATCTTGCATCGTGTATGTGAAGACTTTGGAGTGATAGCAACCTTCGATCCTAAGCCCATTCCTGGGAATTGGAATGGTGCCGGCTGCCACACCAACTTCAGCACCAAGGCCATGCGAGAGGAGAATGGTCTGAA GTACATTGAGGAGTCCATCGAGAAACTGAGCAAGCGGCACCAGTACCACATCCGAGCCTACGATCCCAAAGGGGGCCTGGATAATGCCCGGCGCCTAACCGGATTCAATGAAACCTCCAACATCAACGACTTTTCTGCTGGTGTGGCCAACCGAGGTGCTAGCATCCGCATCCCCCGGACTGTCGGCCAGGAGAAGAAGGGTTACTTTGAAGACCGTCGCCCCTCTGCCAACTGTGACCCCTTTTCGGTGACAGAAGCCCTCATCCGCACGTGTCTTCTCAACGAAACTGGCGATGAACCCTTCCAGTACAAAAACTAA